In Mycobacterium sp. JS623, one genomic interval encodes:
- a CDS encoding crotonase/enoyl-CoA hydratase family protein, with protein sequence MPTVIVDERNHVLHMGLNRPAKRNAFDVEMLEDLGRAYERLERDDTLRAGVLYAEGANFTAGLDLAEIGPRLMEGTLDWPDDARNPWRNDGRGWTKPIVAAAQGWCMTLGIELLLAADIRIASADTRFAQLEVQRGIYPFGGATTRLPRDAGWGNSMRWLLTGDEFDAAEALRIGLVQEVVEPGRQRDRAVELAERIATRSAPLAVSTTLGAAQRANREGEQAAEDRFVDDVLALFRTTDGAEGIQAFIERRAPRFAGA encoded by the coding sequence ATGCCAACTGTCATAGTCGACGAACGCAACCACGTCCTGCACATGGGTCTCAACCGGCCGGCAAAGCGAAATGCATTCGACGTCGAGATGCTCGAGGACCTCGGCCGCGCCTACGAGCGGCTGGAGCGCGACGACACCCTGCGCGCGGGCGTGCTGTATGCGGAGGGCGCCAACTTCACCGCCGGCCTCGACCTCGCCGAGATCGGCCCCCGGCTGATGGAAGGAACCCTGGACTGGCCCGACGACGCCCGCAACCCCTGGCGCAATGACGGCCGGGGGTGGACGAAGCCGATCGTCGCTGCCGCCCAGGGTTGGTGCATGACGCTCGGCATCGAACTCTTACTGGCCGCCGATATCCGGATCGCCAGCGCCGATACCCGCTTCGCCCAGCTCGAGGTCCAGCGGGGCATCTATCCGTTCGGCGGGGCCACCACCCGGCTACCCCGCGACGCGGGCTGGGGCAACTCGATGCGCTGGCTGCTGACCGGCGACGAATTCGACGCCGCAGAGGCGCTGCGCATCGGCCTCGTGCAGGAGGTTGTCGAGCCGGGACGACAGCGCGACCGTGCCGTTGAGCTGGCAGAACGGATCGCGACACGGTCGGCTCCGCTGGCCGTAAGCACCACCCTTGGTGCTGCTCAACGCGCCAACCGGGAGGGTGAGCAGGCCGCCGAGGACCGCTTCGTCGACGACGTCCTCGCCCTGTTCAGGACGACCGACGGGGCGGAGGGAATCCAGGCGTTCATCGAACGCCGTGCGCCGCGCTTCGCGGGAGCCTGA
- the uvrB gene encoding excinuclease ABC subunit UvrB — protein sequence MAFATEHPVLAHSEYRPVDQMVRVGGRFEVVSPHAPAGDQPAAIEELERRIRAGERDVVLLGATGTGKSATTAWLIERLQRPTLVMAPNKTLAAQLANELREMLPHNAVEYFVSYYDYYQPEAYIAQTDTYIEKDSSINDDVERLRHSATSSLLSRRDVVVVASVSCIYGLGTPQSYLDRSVELAVGQEVPRDALLRLLVDVQYTRNDMAFTRGSFRVRGDTVEIIPSYEELAVRIEFFGDEIEELYYLHPLTGDVVRKVDSLRIFPATHYVAGPERMAHAISTIEQELEERLAELEGQGKLLEAQRLRMRTNYDVEMMRQVGFCSGIENYSRHIDARPAGSAPATLLDYFPEDFLLVIDESHVTVPQIGGMYEGDMSRKRNLVDFGFRLPSAVDNRPLTWEEFADRIGQTVYLSATPGPYELSQTGGEFVEQVIRPTGLVDPKVVVKPTKGQIDDLIGEIRKRTELDERVLVTTLTKKMAEDLTDYLLELGIRVRYLHSEVDTLRRVELLRQLRLGEYDVLVGINLLREGLDLPEVSLVSILDADKEGFLRSARSLIQTIGRAARNVSGEVHMYADKITDSMREAIDETDRRRAKQIAYNQAHGVDPQPLRKKIADILDQVYREADDTDATVEIGGSGRNASRGRRAQGEPGRAVSAGIVEGRDTSNMPRAELADLIKDLTAQMMAAARDLQFELAARIRDEIHDLKKELRGMDAAGLK from the coding sequence ATGGCTTTCGCTACCGAACACCCCGTGCTTGCGCACTCGGAGTACCGCCCTGTCGACCAGATGGTCCGGGTCGGTGGTCGCTTCGAGGTGGTCAGCCCGCACGCGCCGGCGGGTGACCAACCGGCAGCCATCGAGGAGTTGGAACGCCGGATCAGGGCCGGGGAGCGCGATGTGGTGCTGCTCGGTGCCACTGGCACCGGTAAGTCGGCCACCACCGCGTGGCTGATCGAGCGGCTGCAGCGGCCCACCCTGGTGATGGCACCCAACAAGACGCTGGCCGCACAGCTGGCCAATGAGCTACGAGAGATGTTGCCGCACAACGCCGTTGAGTACTTCGTTTCGTACTACGACTATTACCAGCCCGAGGCGTACATCGCGCAGACTGACACCTACATCGAGAAGGACAGCTCGATCAACGACGACGTCGAGCGGCTGCGGCACTCCGCGACGTCCAGCCTGTTGTCCCGTCGGGATGTGGTCGTGGTCGCGTCGGTGTCCTGTATCTACGGCCTCGGCACGCCGCAGTCGTATCTGGACCGCTCGGTCGAGCTGGCCGTCGGCCAGGAGGTCCCGCGCGACGCGCTGCTGCGGCTGCTGGTTGATGTCCAGTACACCCGCAACGACATGGCGTTCACCCGCGGCTCGTTCCGCGTGCGCGGCGACACCGTCGAGATCATCCCGTCGTATGAGGAGCTTGCCGTCCGCATTGAATTCTTCGGCGACGAGATCGAGGAGCTGTACTACCTGCACCCACTGACCGGCGACGTCGTTCGCAAGGTCGACTCGCTGCGGATCTTCCCTGCCACCCATTACGTCGCCGGCCCGGAGCGCATGGCGCACGCGATCTCGACCATCGAGCAGGAGCTCGAGGAGCGGCTGGCCGAACTGGAGGGCCAGGGCAAGCTGCTCGAGGCGCAGCGGCTGCGGATGCGCACCAACTACGACGTCGAGATGATGCGCCAGGTCGGGTTCTGCTCGGGCATCGAGAACTACTCGCGCCACATCGATGCAAGGCCCGCCGGCTCAGCGCCTGCCACGCTGCTCGACTACTTTCCCGAGGACTTCCTGCTCGTCATCGACGAGTCGCACGTCACGGTGCCGCAGATCGGTGGCATGTACGAGGGCGACATGTCGCGTAAGCGCAACCTCGTCGACTTCGGCTTCCGGCTCCCGTCGGCCGTCGACAACAGGCCGCTGACGTGGGAGGAGTTCGCCGACCGGATCGGGCAGACGGTCTACCTGTCGGCCACGCCCGGGCCTTATGAGCTGAGCCAGACCGGCGGTGAGTTCGTCGAGCAGGTCATTCGACCGACCGGCCTGGTCGATCCGAAGGTCGTGGTCAAACCCACCAAGGGGCAGATCGACGATCTGATCGGCGAGATCCGTAAACGCACCGAACTCGACGAGCGGGTACTGGTCACCACCTTGACCAAGAAAATGGCCGAGGATCTGACGGACTACCTGCTGGAGCTTGGCATCCGGGTCAGGTACCTGCATTCCGAGGTCGACACACTGCGTCGCGTTGAGCTGCTGCGCCAGCTGCGGCTCGGCGAGTACGACGTGCTGGTCGGCATCAACCTGCTCCGGGAAGGTCTGGACCTGCCCGAAGTGTCGCTCGTGTCGATACTGGACGCCGATAAGGAGGGCTTCCTGCGGTCGGCGCGCAGCCTGATTCAGACCATCGGCCGCGCGGCACGCAACGTGTCGGGCGAGGTACACATGTACGCCGACAAGATCACCGACTCAATGCGCGAGGCCATCGACGAGACAGACCGTCGTCGGGCCAAGCAGATCGCCTACAACCAGGCCCATGGTGTCGATCCGCAACCGCTGCGCAAGAAGATCGCCGACATCCTCGATCAGGTGTATCGCGAAGCCGACGACACCGACGCGACCGTCGAAATCGGTGGCTCCGGTCGCAACGCGTCGCGCGGGCGCCGTGCCCAGGGCGAGCCGGGTCGGGCCGTCAGCGCGGGCATTGTCGAGGGCCGCGACACATCAAACATGCCGCGCGCGGAACTCGCCGATCTGATCAAGGATCTGACCGCTCAGATGATGGCCGCAGCGCGCGACCTGCAGTTCGAGCTGGCCGCGCGGATCCGCGACGAGATCCACGACCTCAAGAAGGAACTGCGCGGAATGGACGCCGCCGGGCTCAAGTAG
- a CDS encoding TetR/AcrR family transcriptional regulator, with the protein MTVITSDSRDRMIQSAALLFRENGYSGTGFRDVIEHSGAPRGSIYHHFPGGKEQLAAETVAWAAAVIERRITRAAESGDPIAALGIFVESWREVLEDSNFRAGCPVVAVAAEADAGSTATDAAAAAFGRWQDLIGRTLLDSGVSRTDSRRLATTVVAAIEGAILLCRVRRDIRPLRDVHRALEATLRTAISWHDR; encoded by the coding sequence ATGACTGTCATAACCAGCGATAGCCGAGACCGGATGATTCAAAGTGCCGCTTTGCTGTTCAGAGAGAACGGCTACAGCGGCACGGGTTTTCGCGACGTCATCGAGCACAGCGGAGCGCCGCGCGGTTCGATCTATCACCACTTCCCCGGAGGCAAGGAACAACTCGCGGCGGAGACGGTGGCATGGGCGGCGGCGGTGATCGAGCGGCGCATCACCCGCGCCGCGGAGAGCGGTGACCCGATCGCCGCGCTTGGCATATTTGTCGAGTCCTGGCGAGAAGTGCTTGAAGACAGCAACTTTCGCGCCGGCTGTCCAGTCGTTGCTGTGGCTGCCGAGGCCGACGCCGGCTCAACTGCAACCGATGCGGCCGCCGCGGCGTTCGGGCGGTGGCAGGATCTGATCGGACGGACCCTGCTCGACAGCGGTGTCAGCCGTACCGACTCACGGCGATTAGCTACGACGGTCGTCGCCGCAATCGAAGGCGCGATCCTGCTCTGCCGGGTTCGCCGCGACATTCGTCCACTGCGCGACGTCCACCGCGCGCTGGAGGCGACGCTGCGCACCGCCATTTCCTGGCACGACCGGTAG